From a single Ignavibacteria bacterium genomic region:
- a CDS encoding choice-of-anchor D domain-containing protein, translated as MKRFFGLMLFALLATAGMAQSTYTTFRTEPIDGNNTFNNSYEKFNTTRTQISSYVTWDKDYVYIAFSGSTPNGPLTDNSRAIHIYIDSDPQLNPTQGTGSTGGNAWNWNPTLPFTANYHYVVKTTGPEEVKRRYNGSGWQDASFATNNWKNTSTNYLEARIAKSGIGNPNQISIVAYVEEDWTGGTAWISGGLPEGLFTNTQTQGNITFNNKFLNINFLDKIAPNSTANLNNFGWSLRLKAMNGTVSDTTALAGMFLNTTNGYDAGIDLPKPPSSPSNFIEVYFPHNDWGSALGPKYERDFKLHTDLSATTSKWDFTVNSDVVGNITISAASFADIPSAYAITLKDLSNNELTNLRTGSYTYSNAGEATAKNFELIIGVTLSNPTINLSTKTYNYGVIKTDKDSTFTLTISNTGDQTLRLTGLTLTGDFYSISGDTTTYLAKNASTTRALKFAPRATGTFNGQLVITSNDPATPSDTVKLTGIGQSLSPNISVWVDTLKFGDVVAGTSSDLGFYVANTGDTALAVSNVVASGTGFSYSGSTSFSVAVNDSNQVTVRFAPATTGSFTGTITITSNDPDTPTKTVQLKGTGTTSASSKIFAAGWNLMSIPLNPVSNLASDVLSGIPSYLLYKYASGTYQSSTTIDPAVGYWLGIETADTVNLTGTPLLTDQTKTLAGGWNLIASPFAGGSPKNNLRIIQGSTTYTIDEAVTANLVQSNIYKYNNTVTPGYATVTSLDAWNGHWFFTLASDLSVKYVYALSDASEPKAVPEIEVTPSNWFVNILSEMNGIKDNYLTFGTNELATDGFDNRFDNVKAPIAPAANAIESYFFQSGWTNFATRFATNIQAPLQNGVNKSWSFRVYAKQAGTFKISWLDIINQVPQEIRDSYNFVLRGPGISSGINMLVQTSYEFSVTASGTYSFVINSTPVGIEDDLMNLNFNLGQNYPNPFNPSTMINFSIKEAGLVSLKIYDILGNEVVTLVNEVKQPGRYEVKFEASSLPSGTYFYKLVQGKNSEIKKLMLLK; from the coding sequence ATGAAAAGATTCTTCGGGCTCATGTTGTTTGCTTTGCTTGCCACAGCGGGAATGGCACAGTCAACTTATACGACTTTCCGAACCGAACCAATTGACGGTAACAACACTTTCAACAACTCCTACGAAAAATTTAACACAACCAGAACTCAGATATCATCATATGTTACCTGGGACAAGGATTATGTTTATATAGCTTTCTCGGGTTCTACTCCAAACGGTCCTTTGACTGACAATTCAAGAGCGATTCACATCTATATCGACAGTGATCCGCAGTTGAATCCGACACAAGGAACAGGAAGCACCGGAGGAAATGCCTGGAACTGGAATCCGACTCTGCCATTTACAGCCAATTATCATTATGTTGTAAAAACCACAGGACCAGAAGAAGTTAAGAGAAGATATAATGGCAGCGGTTGGCAGGATGCATCATTTGCTACAAATAATTGGAAAAATACCAGTACAAACTATTTAGAAGCAAGGATCGCAAAATCAGGTATCGGCAACCCGAACCAGATCAGTATTGTTGCGTATGTTGAAGAAGACTGGACGGGTGGAACTGCATGGATATCCGGCGGTCTTCCTGAAGGACTTTTCACCAACACCCAGACACAGGGAAACATCACCTTCAACAACAAATTCCTGAATATCAATTTCCTCGATAAAATTGCTCCGAATTCGACTGCCAATCTAAACAACTTTGGCTGGTCGCTCAGACTAAAAGCTATGAACGGAACCGTGTCTGACACCACTGCTTTGGCAGGCATGTTTCTGAATACAACAAACGGTTATGATGCAGGTATTGATTTACCCAAACCACCGTCTTCTCCTAGTAATTTTATTGAAGTTTACTTCCCGCATAACGACTGGGGTTCTGCTCTTGGACCAAAATATGAAAGAGATTTCAAACTTCACACAGATCTTTCAGCTACCACTTCGAAGTGGGATTTTACAGTAAATTCCGATGTGGTCGGCAATATCACCATCAGTGCAGCCTCATTTGCGGATATACCATCCGCTTATGCAATCACACTGAAAGATTTGTCGAACAATGAACTGACCAACCTCAGGACGGGAAGCTACACCTATTCGAATGCAGGAGAAGCAACCGCAAAGAACTTCGAACTGATAATCGGGGTAACCCTTTCCAATCCGACGATTAATCTGAGTACCAAAACCTATAATTACGGTGTGATAAAAACAGACAAGGACTCGACATTCACCCTTACAATCTCGAACACGGGTGATCAGACACTCCGTCTTACAGGTTTGACTCTTACAGGCGATTTTTATTCGATCAGTGGTGATACCACAACTTACCTCGCAAAAAATGCATCCACAACCCGCGCCCTTAAATTTGCTCCCCGGGCTACAGGTACCTTCAACGGACAACTGGTAATCACGAGCAACGATCCTGCTACGCCTTCAGATACCGTTAAATTGACTGGTATCGGACAGTCGTTGTCACCAAACATCTCGGTTTGGGTCGATACACTCAAATTTGGTGATGTGGTGGCAGGAACTTCCTCCGATCTCGGGTTTTATGTGGCCAATACAGGTGATACAGCTCTTGCTGTCTCAAATGTTGTGGCTTCAGGTACAGGATTCAGTTACAGTGGCAGCACCTCATTTTCAGTAGCTGTTAATGATTCAAATCAGGTGACCGTAAGGTTTGCTCCTGCAACTACAGGATCGTTCACAGGAACCATAACAATCACAAGCAACGACCCTGATACACCGACAAAGACGGTTCAGTTGAAGGGTACCGGCACCACTTCCGCCTCATCCAAAATCTTTGCTGCGGGCTGGAACCTGATGTCGATACCGTTGAATCCGGTATCAAATCTCGCTTCGGATGTGCTGTCGGGAATTCCTTCATACCTGCTCTACAAGTATGCGAGCGGAACATACCAGAGTTCGACAACCATCGACCCTGCTGTTGGTTACTGGCTCGGAATAGAGACCGCAGATACTGTAAATCTAACAGGTACTCCGCTTCTAACCGACCAGACCAAAACTCTTGCCGGGGGATGGAACCTGATCGCTTCACCATTTGCAGGCGGCTCACCAAAGAACAACCTGAGAATCATACAGGGTTCAACCACCTACACAATAGATGAAGCGGTAACTGCCAATCTCGTTCAGTCAAACATCTACAAGTATAACAACACAGTAACCCCGGGATATGCAACGGTGACTTCGCTTGACGCCTGGAACGGTCACTGGTTCTTCACCCTGGCTTCAGACCTTAGTGTGAAATATGTTTATGCTTTGAGTGATGCGTCAGAGCCAAAGGCAGTTCCTGAAATTGAGGTAACACCTTCGAACTGGTTTGTGAACATCCTTTCTGAAATGAACGGAATAAAAGACAATTACCTTACATTCGGAACCAATGAACTGGCTACCGACGGATTTGATAACAGATTCGATAATGTAAAAGCACCGATAGCACCTGCTGCCAACGCAATCGAATCGTATTTCTTCCAGTCGGGCTGGACAAACTTTGCCACCCGATTCGCAACGAACATTCAAGCACCACTTCAGAATGGAGTAAACAAATCGTGGTCGTTCAGAGTTTATGCAAAGCAGGCTGGTACATTCAAGATAAGCTGGCTTGATATCATCAACCAGGTTCCTCAGGAAATCAGGGACAGCTACAATTTTGTTCTCAGAGGTCCCGGCATCTCATCAGGTATCAACATGCTTGTGCAGACTTCTTATGAGTTTTCAGTAACCGCCAGTGGAACATATTCATTCGTTATCAACTCAACTCCTGTTGGAATTGAAGATGATCTGATGAATCTTAACTTCAACCTCGGTCAGAATTACCCGAATCCGTTTAACCCTTCAACGATGATCAACTTCAGCATCAAAGAGGCCGGTCTGGTTTCGTTGAAGATATATGACATTCTCGGAAATGAAGTGGTTACACTGGTTAACGAAGTGAAACAACCCGGAAGATATGAAGTGAAGTTTGAAGCTTCAAGCCTCCCTTCAGGTACATATTTCTATAAACTGGTTCAAGGTAAAAACTCTGAAATCAAGAAATTGATGCTGCTGAAATAA
- a CDS encoding class I fructose-bisphosphate aldolase — MSKIVELLGNEAEGLLTHVAKVPKESLHLPGPDFVDRIFIPSDRNINVLRSLQTIFEHGRLAGSGYMSILPVDQGIEHSAGASFAPNPIYFDPENIVKLAIEGGCNAVASTFGVLGAVARKYAHKIPFILKLNHNELLTYPNKFDQVMFASIEDAYNLGAVAVGATIYFGSEESTRQIQEVSAAFKYAHELGMATILWCYTRNDAFKVKGDKDYHVSADLTGQANHLGVTIEADIIKQKAPENNGGYNAVNFGKTSPKVYSELTTDHPIDLTRYQVMNCYMGRMGLINSGGASGSNDFAEAARTAVINKRAGGMGLILGRKAFQKPLDEGIKLVNLVQDVYLDESITIA; from the coding sequence ATGAGTAAAATAGTTGAATTATTAGGAAATGAAGCCGAGGGTCTGTTAACCCATGTGGCTAAGGTTCCAAAAGAAAGTCTGCACTTACCCGGTCCCGATTTTGTTGACAGGATATTTATCCCTTCAGACAGAAACATTAATGTATTGAGAAGCTTACAGACCATTTTTGAACACGGAAGACTTGCCGGCTCAGGCTATATGTCAATCCTTCCTGTTGATCAGGGTATCGAACACTCGGCTGGCGCATCATTTGCTCCAAATCCGATCTATTTCGATCCTGAAAACATCGTAAAGCTCGCAATTGAAGGCGGTTGCAACGCAGTAGCTTCCACTTTCGGCGTTCTCGGTGCAGTTGCAAGAAAATATGCACACAAAATTCCTTTCATCCTCAAACTGAACCACAACGAACTCCTTACCTATCCTAACAAATTTGATCAGGTAATGTTCGCTTCAATTGAAGATGCCTACAACCTCGGCGCAGTTGCCGTTGGTGCAACCATCTACTTCGGTTCAGAAGAGAGCACCCGTCAGATTCAGGAAGTATCGGCTGCATTCAAATATGCACACGAACTCGGAATGGCTACAATTCTCTGGTGCTATACAAGAAATGACGCTTTCAAAGTAAAAGGCGACAAAGATTATCATGTTTCAGCCGACCTTACAGGACAGGCTAACCACCTCGGCGTTACCATCGAAGCTGATATCATCAAACAGAAAGCCCCTGAAAACAACGGCGGTTACAATGCAGTTAACTTCGGAAAAACTTCACCAAAAGTTTATTCCGAACTTACAACCGACCACCCGATCGATCTTACCCGTTATCAGGTAATGAATTGCTACATGGGAAGAATGGGCTTGATCAACTCAGGCGGCGCATCAGGAAGCAACGACTTCGCAGAAGCAGCACGCACTGCAGTTATCAACAAAAGAGCCGGTGGTATGGGTCTAATCCTCGGAAGAAAAGCCTTCCAGAAACCACTCGATGAAGGTATCAAGCTGGTAAATCTTGTTCAGGATGTTTATCTTGATGAGAGCATCACTATCGCTTAA
- a CDS encoding ATP-binding protein, producing the protein MINRILKSRIISSLFSGETIILYGARYVGKTTLAKDILAKFGDDGGYYNCKMFSVQNALSAPEPERLKTYFGNKKIIVLDDAHVISDIGKILQTIADELPEIQVIATGSSSFDIANKTNEPLTGRAIRFTLFPLSLQEISDQYGLIGLGNSVERMMRMGSYPEVFSSPDEISSERLDEIASNYLYKDFLMLENIKRSEVLKNLLISLSLQVGSEVTYNELSNRLGINKITVQKYIDLLEQSFIIFRLYSFSRNLRNEITKSVKIYFFDLGIRNSLIQNFNPLDIRQDKGMLWENFCVAERIKYLHNSGKRVNSYFWRTYDQKEVDYVEESGGKITGFEFKYSKDAKVKSMDIFKSTYDADINVVNIENYEGFLLGSG; encoded by the coding sequence ATGATCAACAGAATCCTCAAAAGCCGGATCATCTCATCCCTCTTTTCAGGGGAAACAATCATCCTTTATGGTGCCCGGTATGTGGGCAAAACCACCTTGGCAAAAGACATATTGGCAAAGTTTGGTGATGACGGGGGATACTACAACTGCAAGATGTTTTCTGTTCAAAACGCACTTTCGGCTCCTGAACCCGAAAGGTTGAAAACATATTTTGGGAATAAAAAAATTATTGTGCTCGATGACGCTCATGTGATTTCCGATATCGGTAAAATATTACAGACTATTGCCGATGAACTTCCCGAAATACAAGTTATAGCAACAGGCTCCTCCAGTTTTGATATAGCAAATAAAACTAATGAACCCCTGACGGGAAGGGCTATACGGTTTACCCTGTTCCCTCTTTCGTTACAGGAAATTTCAGACCAATATGGTTTAATCGGTCTGGGTAATTCGGTTGAAAGAATGATGCGAATGGGTTCATATCCCGAGGTTTTTTCCTCTCCTGATGAGATATCATCTGAAAGACTTGATGAAATAGCCTCCAATTACCTGTATAAAGATTTTCTAATGCTTGAGAATATAAAACGGTCGGAAGTGCTGAAGAACCTTCTTATCAGTCTGTCACTTCAGGTTGGAAGTGAAGTTACATATAATGAACTTTCAAACCGACTCGGGATCAATAAAATCACTGTTCAAAAATATATCGACTTGCTTGAGCAGTCATTCATCATTTTCCGTCTCTACTCTTTTTCACGAAATCTGAGGAATGAAATAACAAAATCAGTAAAGATATATTTCTTCGATTTGGGAATAAGAAATTCACTCATTCAGAATTTCAATCCGCTCGATATTCGTCAGGATAAGGGGATGCTCTGGGAGAATTTCTGTGTTGCCGAGAGAATCAAGTATCTCCACAATTCTGGCAAAAGGGTCAATTCATACTTTTGGAGGACTTACGATCAAAAGGAGGTGGACTATGTAGAAGAGTCGGGAGGTAAAATAACCGGTTTCGAATTTAAATATTCAAAGGACGCGAAGGTAAAGTCGATGGATATATTTAAGTCCACATATGATGCAGACATTAATGTGGTCAACATAGAGAATTATGAGGGTTTTTTACTGGGGAGCGGGTAA
- a CDS encoding DUF3696 domain-containing protein, whose protein sequence is MENSEKKTVSRIVIDREVIMRKYHVHIKNFRNLKDVKVTLSPLTILTGENGSGKSTLFKALLFLKHNHDHEAAKKLKYVIDDDINLGGWEHIANDPKKPISIKITEETWGYDHEVEEIYDIDNCPFELNPTEERYAHWKETRKDTYDPFNDQFVGSREKCTNLTQLTSSNEYCFEDGRLNHINVIFADKYSFNYEYLHRPFPEWIEKYNNRAISLEYLDCLFRINDISNRKTEISAELSLILFNVAFSSLLLWIDVDYSESEVIECVMSEFDIQPSSNYLENLPYFVYSILKRWDEKNIIKKFNEVHNLSRDIFGFKKLFSLGIFFNIFSVGTVREIPKSRYLNEYLNKDTYYGMFEGLKKISKLTESADYNEANHWSYIERTLNHWINQFEFGNSISVFSKTEVSTIALGINGRRKIRLAEASSGALQFIPVIYFLTTNPSSSSVFLIQQPELHLHPMMQSRVVDFIIDRLNPNFESLSINSDLDLDPSWKIGLLKDKISSFLDDFTLPKFIVLETHSEHIIKKLQVLVSRGMKMYFVDWRYLESGPEVIEPKSVQLKDALSIYYFAKDKNGNTKAIEMELDNNGFFKTETPKGFFDESLELNRQLLLGRN, encoded by the coding sequence ATGGAAAACAGCGAAAAGAAAACCGTATCGAGAATAGTGATTGACCGCGAAGTGATCATGCGGAAATATCATGTTCACATCAAAAACTTCCGAAATCTGAAAGATGTGAAGGTGACGCTCAGTCCATTGACAATTCTTACCGGTGAAAACGGCTCGGGTAAAAGTACCCTCTTCAAAGCTCTCCTCTTCCTCAAGCACAACCACGACCACGAAGCTGCCAAAAAACTGAAATATGTAATCGACGACGACATCAATCTCGGCGGCTGGGAACATATCGCAAACGATCCGAAAAAGCCAATATCAATTAAAATCACCGAGGAAACCTGGGGTTATGACCACGAAGTAGAAGAGATATATGATATCGATAACTGCCCGTTTGAGCTGAATCCAACGGAGGAGAGATACGCCCATTGGAAGGAAACCCGTAAAGACACATATGACCCTTTTAATGATCAATTTGTTGGTTCGCGTGAAAAATGCACAAACCTCACTCAATTGACAAGTTCAAATGAATATTGTTTTGAAGATGGACGATTAAATCATATAAATGTAATTTTTGCAGACAAATACAGTTTTAATTATGAATACCTTCACCGCCCATTTCCCGAATGGATAGAAAAATATAACAATAGAGCAATTTCTCTTGAATATTTGGACTGTCTATTTAGAATAAATGACATAAGTAACAGAAAGACTGAAATCTCAGCGGAATTATCTCTAATTTTGTTCAATGTGGCTTTCAGCAGTTTACTGCTCTGGATTGATGTTGATTATTCGGAATCTGAGGTAATTGAATGTGTTATGTCTGAATTCGACATTCAACCATCTTCAAATTATTTAGAAAACTTGCCCTATTTCGTTTATAGCATACTTAAACGATGGGATGAGAAAAATATTATCAAGAAATTCAATGAAGTTCACAATTTATCCCGCGATATCTTTGGGTTTAAGAAATTGTTTAGTCTTGGAATTTTCTTCAATATTTTTTCAGTGGGGACTGTAAGAGAAATTCCGAAAAGTCGATATCTCAATGAATATCTTAACAAAGATACATATTATGGTATGTTTGAAGGTCTTAAAAAAATATCGAAGTTAACTGAATCCGCCGATTATAATGAAGCCAATCATTGGAGCTATATCGAAAGAACTTTAAATCATTGGATAAACCAATTTGAATTTGGCAATTCCATTTCCGTATTTTCAAAAACAGAAGTTTCAACAATCGCATTGGGCATAAATGGGAGAAGGAAAATTAGACTTGCGGAAGCAAGTAGTGGTGCATTGCAATTTATCCCAGTGATTTATTTTTTAACAACCAATCCTTCCTCAAGTTCAGTATTTTTGATTCAGCAGCCAGAGTTACATTTGCATCCCATGATGCAATCAAGAGTTGTGGATTTTATAATCGATCGATTAAATCCAAATTTTGAAAGTCTTTCAATAAATTCAGATTTAGATTTGGACCCCTCATGGAAAATCGGGCTTTTAAAGGATAAGATCTCATCATTCTTAGATGACTTCACATTACCAAAATTTATAGTTTTAGAAACGCATTCAGAACATATTATTAAAAAACTTCAAGTTCTGGTCTCACGGGGAATGAAAATGTATTTTGTTGATTGGAGATATCTGGAGTCAGGTCCAGAAGTAATTGAGCCTAAATCAGTTCAACTCAAAGACGCCCTCTCCATCTACTATTTTGCAAAGGATAAAAACGGGAACACAAAAGCCATCGAGATGGAGCTTGATAACAATGGCTTTTTTAAGACCGAAACCCCCAAAGGCTTTTTTGATGAAAGTCTGGAACTGAACAGGCAGCTTCTTCTCGGGAGAAACTGA
- a CDS encoding T9SS type A sorting domain-containing protein produces MSTSKHNFISGAFRLFFASLFLIITVPAQIQVTLPDMLKLFNAGDHHYGTNFDGQINIGQPGANRIYDFSYIPLSNEFSLNLLTDNIPALAARYPGCVTFGETPQTIEKNPVFLFSPDSFYIVGQASLVPEWRFMHREPYDVFPLPVIYGATHSRFIKLTDSTFTTGGSLLHVDTSSSEYRSTVDGWGTLKIGQMQFQCLRVKREYVQYGDKDFVYLTKDGAFITFMTSAQNPDSGIVTGGGTILLAANLVGINDMSPVPSEFTLEQNYPNPFNPSTVIRFGLPATGYARLEVFNSLGESVAVLVDGESSAGTHSVRFDGSKFVSGVYFYRLTSVYGIHTQKLTLIK; encoded by the coding sequence ATGTCAACGAGCAAACACAATTTTATATCAGGGGCATTTCGCCTCTTTTTTGCATCACTTTTCCTGATAATCACAGTCCCCGCACAGATTCAGGTGACACTTCCTGACATGCTGAAGCTTTTCAACGCGGGGGATCATCACTACGGCACCAATTTTGACGGACAAATTAACATCGGACAACCGGGAGCAAACAGGATTTACGATTTTTCCTATATCCCCCTTTCGAACGAATTTTCGCTAAACCTTCTGACCGACAATATCCCTGCACTCGCAGCACGATATCCGGGATGTGTAACTTTCGGTGAGACTCCGCAGACCATCGAAAAAAATCCCGTCTTTCTTTTTTCGCCCGATTCGTTCTACATCGTGGGTCAGGCATCTCTCGTTCCAGAATGGCGGTTTATGCACCGGGAGCCATACGATGTTTTTCCTCTGCCTGTTATCTACGGAGCGACGCATTCCAGATTTATCAAACTGACCGATTCAACTTTTACAACGGGAGGAAGCCTGCTTCATGTAGATACATCCTCCAGTGAATACCGCTCCACAGTCGATGGCTGGGGTACTTTGAAGATTGGGCAGATGCAATTTCAATGTTTGAGAGTAAAGAGGGAATATGTTCAGTATGGAGATAAGGACTTTGTTTATCTCACGAAGGATGGTGCGTTTATCACTTTTATGACCTCTGCTCAGAATCCCGACTCCGGAATAGTAACGGGAGGAGGCACTATCCTCCTCGCCGCTAATCTAGTTGGTATTAATGATATGTCGCCCGTCCCCTCGGAATTCACACTTGAGCAGAATTACCCGAATCCTTTCAATCCCTCAACGGTCATCAGGTTCGGATTGCCTGCAACAGGTTACGCAAGACTCGAAGTGTTTAATTCCCTCGGCGAGTCTGTTGCAGTACTGGTCGATGGCGAATCTTCTGCCGGAACTCATTCAGTACGATTCGACGGTTCCAAATTTGTTTCCGGGGTGTATTTCTATCGTCTAACATCAGTGTATGGAATTCATACACAAAAACTGACACTTATAAAATGA
- a CDS encoding putative DNA binding domain-containing protein — translation MNPVKVIQELIKLPKESEWVEFKRNNSNPDEIGEYISAISNSAALWNKTTGFICWGIEDSSHEITGTTFSPSDVKIGNEELENWLLHHLNPRTHFSIYKEFINAKPVVLIQVAAATQAPVKFKNEAFIRIGSYKKKLKDHLEKERLLWDILSKKRYEEEVALPDLDEDSVIKLLNYPSFFELLGQPLPDNKKGILERLSKESFIRKNLNGNYDILNLGAILFAKDFNQFPRLSRKSVRVIVYKSTSRIETEREFINSKGYATCFGEVVDLVNSHLPQNELIGTAFRRNIKMYPEIAIRELIANALIHQDFFIAGAGPMIEIFTDRIEITNPGNPLIDTLRFIDEPPRSRNDTIAAFMRRINICEERGSGIDKVIFSIEAFQLPAPDFQAIGDNTKSILYSPKIFKVMSREERIRACYQHCCLRYVSNMEMTNNSLRIRFNIAEENYSMVSRVISESIKTGFIRQKDSDSKSRRFAKYVPYWA, via the coding sequence ATGAACCCTGTAAAAGTAATTCAAGAATTGATCAAACTCCCCAAGGAAAGTGAATGGGTGGAGTTTAAACGGAATAATTCCAACCCAGATGAGATAGGCGAATATATTTCAGCAATCTCCAATTCTGCGGCACTTTGGAACAAGACCACCGGTTTTATCTGTTGGGGAATTGAGGATTCCTCTCACGAAATCACCGGAACGACCTTCAGTCCTTCAGATGTAAAGATCGGAAATGAAGAATTGGAGAACTGGCTTTTGCATCACCTCAATCCCAGAACCCATTTCTCTATCTACAAAGAATTTATTAATGCAAAACCCGTAGTACTAATTCAAGTAGCTGCTGCGACCCAAGCGCCCGTAAAATTTAAGAATGAAGCCTTTATCAGAATAGGTTCTTACAAGAAAAAATTGAAGGATCATCTGGAAAAGGAGAGATTGTTGTGGGATATCCTTTCCAAAAAAAGATATGAAGAAGAGGTTGCCCTTCCTGATCTTGATGAAGACTCGGTAATTAAGCTGCTAAACTACCCCTCCTTTTTTGAACTTCTGGGTCAACCTCTGCCTGATAACAAAAAGGGAATTTTGGAGCGGTTGAGCAAAGAATCATTTATCAGGAAAAATCTCAACGGGAACTATGATATTCTGAATCTTGGTGCCATTCTTTTTGCCAAAGATTTTAACCAGTTTCCGAGACTATCCCGGAAATCTGTAAGAGTTATCGTTTATAAATCCACTTCCAGAATCGAAACCGAGCGGGAATTTATCAACTCTAAAGGTTATGCTACTTGCTTCGGTGAGGTGGTTGATCTTGTAAACAGTCATTTGCCTCAAAACGAACTTATCGGAACAGCATTCAGGCGAAACATTAAAATGTACCCCGAGATTGCAATTAGAGAGTTGATTGCCAATGCCCTAATCCATCAGGATTTTTTTATTGCCGGTGCAGGACCAATGATCGAAATTTTTACAGATCGTATCGAAATAACGAACCCCGGTAATCCTCTAATCGATACCTTAAGATTCATCGATGAACCTCCGAGATCCAGAAATGACACCATCGCTGCCTTTATGAGACGGATAAACATCTGTGAGGAAAGAGGTAGCGGTATCGACAAAGTCATCTTTAGCATCGAGGCATTTCAGTTACCTGCTCCTGATTTTCAGGCGATTGGGGATAACACAAAATCCATACTATATTCGCCAAAGATATTTAAAGTCATGTCTCGTGAAGAGCGAATCAGAGCCTGTTATCAACATTGCTGCCTGCGTTATGTCTCAAATATGGAAATGACCAATAATTCTCTTAGAATCAGATTTAATATTGCCGAAGAAAATTATTCCATGGTTTCCAGAGTCATTTCAGAAAGTATAAAAACAGGTTTTATCCGCCAGAAGGATTCAGACAGTAAATCACGAAGATTCGCAAAATATGTACCGTATTGGGCTTAA
- a CDS encoding PorV/PorQ family protein — protein MAKRSLLSLLFILTVTPLIYSQTAAGKYAGEFLAIGVGGRPLGMGGAFTAVANDITAAYYNPAGLAALDYPQLSLMHDQRYGNLVNYNYGGVAIPFGKDYTFAISALRLGVDGIYDTREALYDANGDGVLDIRTNDKLDYSKIKEFSNQDWAFYLSAAKRIDDRLSLGANFKVIRRDIAEYGATGIGFDIGASYRATDALFLGASVQDVTTTLVAWSTGRNELITPTLKLGAAYALEILGGVLLPAVDFDVRFENRKYAATMNVGPVSIDPHFGFEYSFKNVVMVRAGYNDVKQFTIGAGVKLPKLNIDYSFARFNMAEDDRLPDSHRISITLTLEEPKFKR, from the coding sequence ATGGCAAAAAGAAGCCTTTTAAGCCTGCTTTTCATCCTGACAGTAACACCCCTTATATATTCACAGACTGCAGCCGGAAAGTATGCCGGTGAGTTCCTTGCGATTGGAGTCGGCGGAAGACCCCTCGGCATGGGTGGTGCCTTCACTGCAGTGGCGAACGACATAACCGCGGCATATTACAATCCTGCCGGACTTGCTGCTCTCGACTATCCACAGCTCTCACTGATGCACGACCAGCGCTACGGAAATCTCGTGAATTACAACTATGGAGGTGTGGCAATTCCTTTCGGGAAAGACTATACTTTCGCAATTAGTGCCCTTCGCCTCGGAGTGGATGGAATTTACGATACCCGTGAAGCTCTCTACGATGCAAATGGTGACGGTGTTCTCGATATCAGAACAAACGACAAGCTTGACTATTCGAAAATAAAAGAATTCTCCAACCAGGACTGGGCTTTTTATCTCTCCGCTGCAAAAAGAATTGACGACAGACTCTCCCTCGGTGCCAATTTTAAAGTAATCCGCAGAGATATTGCCGAATACGGCGCAACAGGTATCGGTTTCGATATCGGTGCAAGTTACAGAGCTACCGACGCACTTTTCCTCGGTGCTTCCGTGCAGGATGTTACCACAACACTCGTTGCATGGAGTACAGGACGAAATGAACTCATTACCCCGACACTAAAGCTCGGTGCTGCTTATGCGCTTGAAATTCTCGGTGGTGTCCTACTTCCTGCAGTCGATTTTGATGTAAGATTTGAAAACAGAAAGTACGCCGCTACAATGAATGTGGGTCCAGTATCGATCGATCCCCACTTCGGATTTGAATACAGTTTCAAAAATGTTGTGATGGTAAGAGCCGGCTACAACGATGTAAAACAATTCACCATCGGTGCCGGTGTAAAACTCCCAAAACTTAATATCGACTACTCCTTCGCCCGTTTCAATATGGCTGAAGACGACAGACTTCCCGACTCTCACAGAATCTCCATCACCCTTACACTCGAGGAGCCGAAGTTTAAGAGATGA